From the Patagioenas fasciata isolate bPatFas1 chromosome Z, bPatFas1.hap1, whole genome shotgun sequence genome, one window contains:
- the F2R gene encoding proteinase-activated receptor 1 — protein sequence MGPGPLPTLLYALALLGCPRPPPAAAARVASPYNGSLPRIRSFLISSLSDQDDLIPTEGDTENYLEVGSGATNRTGLFQREQRTVSVQTARYLTSPWLTRFVPSVYTLVFVLSLPLNITAILVFLKKMKIEKPAVVYMLNLALADVLFVSVLPFKIAYHFSGNDWIFGPHMCRFITAAFYCNMYCSIMLMTSISFDRFLAVVYPMQSLGWRTLTRASLICFIIWLVAISGVIPFLIREQTMEIPKLNITTCHDVLRESELHGYYLHFFSIFSSVFFVVPFIISTVCYVCIIRCLSSSTIVAKQNKKTRALLLCVAVFTVFVICFGPTNVLLLTHYINFSYDNSLEYLYFAYLLCVCISSFSCCIDPFIYYYASSQYQRQLFSLFNCKKTFDPNSSNSSGQSMSTTSRRGTCSTTVNNSVYRKLLAMH from the coding sequence ccTCCCCATATAATGGCAGCTTACCACGGATCAGAAGTTTTTTAATCTCTTCTTTAAGTGACCAGGATGACCTTATACCTACTGAAGGTGATACTGAAAATTACTTGGAAGTTGGATCAGGAGCCACCAATCGGACTGGATTGTTTCAACGTGAGCAACGAACAGTGTCAGTGCAAACAGCAAGATACCTAACGAGTCCATGGCTAACACGTTTTGTTCCTTCAGTTTACACCTTAGTCTTTGTGCTGAGTCTGCCTTTGAACATCACAGCAATActtgtgtttctgaaaaaaatgaaaattgaaaAACCAGCTGTGGTATACATGCTCAATTTGGCCCTTGCGGATGTCCTGTTTGTAAGCGTCCTTCCTTTTAAGATAGCTTATCACTTTTCTGGAAATGACTGGATTTTTGGACCTCACATGTGCCGTTTCATCACTGCTGCCTTTTACTGTAACATGTACTGTTCAATAATGCTTATGACAAGCATAAGCTTTGATCGCTTCTTAGCAGTGGTGTATCCCATGCAGTCTCTTGGGTGGCGTACATTAACCCGTGCCTCACTGATATGTTTCATCATATGGCTTGTGGCAATATCTGGGGTTATACCTTTTCTCATCAGAGAGCAAACGATGGAAATACCCAAGTTAAATATAACTACTTGCCACGATGTGCTAAGAGAATCTGAACTTCATGGCTATTACCTCCACTTCTTCTCCAtcttctcttctgtgttttttgtagTACCATTTATAATTTCTACTGTCTGTTATGTGTGTATCATTCGATGTCTCAGTTCTTCTACCATTGttgcaaaacaaaataagaagaCACGTGCCTTGCTCTTGTGTGTGGCTGTTTTTACTGTTTTTGTTATTTGCTTTGGACCAACAAATGTCCTCCTATTAACTCATTATATCAATTTTTCTTACGACAATAGCTTAGAGTATCTCTATTTTGCCTACCTACTCTGTGTTTGTATCAGTAGCTTTAGCTGTTGTATTGACCCCTTCATTTACTACTATGCTTCTTCTCAGTACCAGAGACAACTTTTCAGTCTCTTCAACTGTAAAAAGACTTTTGATCCTAACAGTAGTAACAGCAGTGGCCAGTCAATGTCCACTACTAGTAGAAGGGGTACATGTTCTACTACTGTGAATAACAGTGTCTACAGGAAATTACTAGCAATGCATTGA